From a region of the Bermanella marisrubri genome:
- the sufT gene encoding putative Fe-S cluster assembly protein SufT yields MEKRMVVAQQDVPARLVPVGTKMTIPSGSFVTLTQALGGNYTVVYNGNMARVDGTDAHALGLESEQLQFSPADGDTIREDDVWYALKTVFDPEIPVNLVDLGLIYNVDIDQANKQVKIDMTLTAPGCGMGPVLVGDVEYRVKLVPNVENVEVELVFDPPWHRDMMSEEAQLETGMFF; encoded by the coding sequence ATGGAAAAAAGAATGGTGGTGGCGCAGCAAGATGTTCCTGCGCGCCTAGTTCCTGTTGGCACCAAAATGACGATCCCTTCAGGCAGTTTCGTAACCCTAACGCAAGCTTTAGGTGGCAACTATACCGTGGTCTATAACGGTAACATGGCACGTGTAGACGGAACTGATGCCCATGCGCTAGGGCTGGAATCAGAACAGCTCCAATTTTCCCCAGCTGATGGCGATACGATTCGTGAAGACGATGTTTGGTATGCGCTGAAAACGGTTTTTGATCCAGAAATCCCCGTCAATCTTGTGGACTTAGGTCTGATTTATAATGTGGATATTGATCAAGCCAATAAGCAAGTGAAAATCGATATGACGCTAACGGCACCAGGCTGCGGTATGGGCCCAGTTTTAGTTGGGGATGTTGAGTATCGCGTTAAGCTGGTTCCGAATGTGGAAAATGTAGAAGTGGAACTGGTGTTTGATCCGCCTTGGCATCGCGACATGATGAGTGAAGAAGCTCAGCTTGAAACCGGTATGTTCTTCTAA
- a CDS encoding AMP-binding protein, with protein sequence MDASFWDGKRAPGVIDQIDLDKYDSVVEVIEHAFKEYADRPAFTSIGHTVTYRQIDEWSAAFANYLQNHTSLKKGDTIAIQMPNTLQYPVVMYGALRAGLRVTNTNPLYTEREMLHQFNDSEAKALVCMDVFAKSVQNIKDQTGLETIIVTSLADMLPGLKRVLINFAAKYVKKMVPSYDLPGAIRLRNALSLGAGKSFKPDHMENPQDTIILQYTGGTTGVAKGAELTNRNLVANMLQSKSMLQQVNENGEKLKGNGQAIAVAPLPLYHIYAFTVHLMALFEQGDHSVLIANPRDTETFIKFISPFKLNAFVGLNTLFVSLMASPNFKKLDFSELKLTLSGGTALMDDTAKRWKELTGSGISEAYGLTECSPAVTMNPGGGLERMGTVGQAVPATALKCIDDEGNEVAIGERGELCVKGPQVMKGYWKRPDASKSAFTEDGEWFRTGDVAIIDEDGFVKIVDRIKDMILVSGFNVFPNEIEAVVSEHPDVDNCAVIGVPDDKSGEAVKLYIMTENSNLTGDDMKAWLKDKLTGYKMPRHIEFRDELPMTPVGKILRRELKDEEEAKRAKKPESEKVA encoded by the coding sequence ATGGACGCATCATTTTGGGACGGTAAACGTGCACCGGGTGTCATCGATCAAATTGATTTAGATAAATACGATTCAGTGGTAGAGGTAATCGAGCATGCCTTTAAAGAGTATGCTGATCGTCCTGCTTTCACCAGTATCGGTCATACTGTAACGTATCGTCAGATTGACGAGTGGAGTGCGGCCTTTGCAAATTATTTGCAAAATCACACCAGTTTAAAGAAAGGCGATACTATTGCCATTCAAATGCCAAACACCTTGCAATACCCTGTTGTAATGTACGGTGCTCTGCGTGCAGGACTTCGTGTTACCAATACCAACCCTTTGTATACCGAACGTGAAATGCTTCACCAATTCAACGATTCAGAAGCTAAAGCTTTGGTGTGTATGGATGTGTTTGCTAAGAGTGTGCAAAACATCAAAGATCAAACGGGTTTAGAAACCATTATCGTAACCAGTCTTGCAGATATGTTACCTGGTCTTAAGCGCGTATTGATTAACTTTGCAGCCAAATACGTGAAGAAAATGGTGCCAAGTTATGATCTTCCCGGCGCCATACGTTTACGTAATGCGTTGAGTTTAGGTGCAGGTAAGAGCTTCAAGCCTGACCACATGGAAAATCCACAAGATACTATCATTTTGCAATATACCGGTGGCACTACTGGTGTAGCTAAAGGTGCGGAACTTACAAACCGTAACCTTGTAGCAAATATGCTTCAGTCTAAAAGTATGCTGCAGCAAGTAAATGAAAACGGCGAAAAGTTAAAGGGTAACGGTCAAGCCATCGCAGTAGCTCCACTTCCTTTGTATCACATCTATGCATTTACAGTGCACTTGATGGCTCTATTCGAACAGGGTGATCACAGTGTGCTTATTGCTAATCCGCGTGATACAGAAACCTTTATTAAATTCATTAGCCCATTCAAACTGAATGCGTTTGTGGGTTTGAATACACTTTTCGTTTCGCTAATGGCGAGCCCTAACTTTAAAAAGTTAGATTTCAGTGAGCTGAAGTTAACCCTTTCTGGTGGTACCGCATTGATGGACGATACTGCTAAGCGTTGGAAAGAACTAACAGGCAGTGGTATTTCAGAAGCGTATGGCTTAACCGAATGTTCACCTGCTGTAACTATGAACCCAGGTGGTGGTCTTGAGCGAATGGGCACTGTAGGTCAAGCTGTTCCAGCAACAGCACTTAAGTGTATTGATGATGAAGGTAATGAAGTAGCTATTGGTGAGCGTGGCGAGCTTTGTGTGAAAGGCCCTCAGGTTATGAAAGGTTATTGGAAACGCCCTGATGCGAGCAAGAGCGCTTTCACTGAAGATGGTGAATGGTTCCGTACTGGTGACGTCGCTATCATTGATGAAGATGGTTTCGTTAAAATCGTAGACCGCATTAAAGATATGATTCTTGTGAGTGGCTTCAATGTATTCCCTAATGAAATCGAAGCGGTAGTTTCTGAACACCCAGATGTAGACAACTGCGCAGTGATTGGTGTGCCCGATGATAAGTCAGGAGAAGCAGTTAAACTATACATCATGACTGAAAACAGCAATCTAACCGGCGACGATATGAAAGCGTGGCTAAAAGATAAACTCACAGGCTATAAAATGCCGCGTCATATTGAGTTCCGTGATGAACTGCCTATGACACCAGTGGGTAAAATTCTACGTCGCGAGCTAAAAGATGAGGAAGAGGCGAAACGCGCAAAAAAGCCTGAGTCTGAAAAGGTTGCTTAG
- the trpB gene encoding tryptophan synthase subunit beta: MENTFEHDLPNKEGFFGEYGGSFIPPELQAVMDEITQAYLDIREDPDFRSELASLYKHYVGRPSPLFHAKRLSEVYGADIYLKREDLNHTGAHKINHCLGEALLAKKMGKKKLIAETGAGQHGVALATAAALVGMECDIYMGEVDIAKEHPNVVRMKILGANVIAATHGRKTLKEAVDAAFEAYLKDPVTQIYAIGSVVGPHPFPMMVRDFQSIIGNEAKQQFQEMTGRLPDNLVACVGGGSNAMGLFDAFLAEETVAMWGVEPAGRDLTQDGEHAATMTKGQPGVMHGFNSYMLKDDQGEPMEVYSVASGLDYPSVGPQHSYLKDIGRVNYESISDEEAISAFFELSRREGIIPAIESAHAVAYALKLAEQQKGSILVNLSGRGDKDIDFVVEHYGQQYGIEG, encoded by the coding sequence ATGGAAAACACATTTGAACATGACTTGCCAAATAAAGAAGGTTTTTTTGGTGAATACGGCGGTAGCTTTATCCCGCCCGAATTACAGGCGGTAATGGATGAGATCACGCAAGCCTATCTAGATATTCGTGAAGATCCAGATTTTCGTTCTGAGCTAGCAAGCTTATACAAACACTATGTGGGGAGGCCTAGCCCTTTATTTCATGCCAAACGTTTAAGTGAAGTTTATGGTGCTGATATATATTTGAAGCGCGAAGATTTGAATCATACAGGTGCTCACAAAATCAATCACTGCCTAGGTGAAGCGCTTCTTGCAAAAAAAATGGGCAAAAAGAAACTAATCGCGGAAACTGGTGCGGGACAGCACGGCGTTGCACTTGCAACTGCAGCTGCATTGGTCGGTATGGAGTGCGACATTTATATGGGGGAGGTCGATATTGCCAAAGAGCACCCCAATGTTGTGCGCATGAAGATACTCGGTGCCAATGTCATCGCTGCAACTCATGGTCGAAAAACATTGAAAGAAGCCGTGGATGCGGCTTTTGAAGCATATTTAAAAGATCCGGTGACACAGATTTATGCCATAGGGTCAGTAGTCGGCCCTCATCCATTTCCAATGATGGTGCGAGATTTTCAGTCCATTATTGGCAATGAGGCCAAGCAGCAGTTTCAAGAAATGACGGGTAGATTACCAGACAATCTAGTCGCTTGTGTTGGTGGTGGTTCCAATGCCATGGGCTTGTTTGATGCTTTTTTAGCGGAAGAGACAGTTGCAATGTGGGGTGTTGAGCCCGCAGGTCGCGATTTAACGCAAGATGGTGAACACGCAGCGACAATGACGAAAGGCCAGCCTGGTGTTATGCACGGATTTAATTCCTACATGTTAAAAGACGATCAAGGTGAACCCATGGAGGTATATTCCGTGGCCAGCGGACTCGATTACCCCTCTGTGGGTCCTCAGCATAGCTATTTGAAGGACATCGGACGAGTCAACTATGAGAGTATCAGCGATGAAGAGGCGATCAGTGCGTTTTTTGAATTGTCACGTCGTGAAGGCATTATTCCTGCAATCGAGTCAGCACATGCCGTAGCCTATGCGCTAAAATTGGCAGAGCAGCAAAAAGGATCGATTCTTGTCAACTTATCTGGTCGTGGTGATAAAGACATTGATTTTGTTGTTGAGCATTACGGGCAGCAATACGGAATTGAAGGTTAA
- a CDS encoding SufE family protein yields MSDLKNSPFGTEITPEEIIDTLGFFESWEERYKYIIDLGKQLPDMDDALKTDDRLIPGCQSQVWIEPHFEDGKLYFDVASDAFIVSGLLAVVMAAYNGKTPAEIQGFDMDGFFAEIDLVKHLSPTRGNGLRSMVARIKAEANARA; encoded by the coding sequence ATGTCCGATCTAAAAAATAGCCCTTTCGGCACCGAAATCACCCCAGAAGAGATCATTGATACCCTCGGCTTTTTTGAGAGTTGGGAAGAGCGCTACAAGTACATCATTGATCTAGGGAAGCAGCTCCCAGATATGGATGACGCTCTTAAAACGGATGATCGTTTGATTCCGGGGTGCCAGAGCCAAGTTTGGATAGAGCCCCATTTTGAGGATGGAAAGCTCTATTTCGATGTGGCCAGTGATGCCTTCATCGTATCGGGTCTTTTGGCGGTGGTGATGGCTGCATACAATGGTAAGACACCTGCAGAGATTCAGGGCTTTGATATGGATGGCTTTTTCGCCGAGATCGACCTTGTGAAGCACCTAAGTCCTACCCGTGGTAATGGCCTTCGCAGCATGGTGGCGCGCATCAAAGCAGAGGCAAATGCGCGGGCTTAA
- the ndk gene encoding nucleoside-diphosphate kinase, with product MAVERTLSIVKPDAVGKNVIGEIYSRFEKAGLQIVAAKMIKMDEEMAGGFYAEHKERPFFKDLVGFMTSGPVMVQVLEGEGAVLKNRELMGATNPQEADAGTIRADFAESIDANAVHGSDSTESAAREVSYFFNEEEICPR from the coding sequence ATGGCCGTTGAGCGCACACTATCTATTGTTAAACCAGATGCTGTTGGCAAAAACGTTATCGGTGAAATCTACAGCCGTTTCGAGAAAGCTGGTTTGCAAATTGTTGCGGCTAAAATGATCAAAATGGACGAAGAAATGGCTGGCGGTTTCTACGCTGAGCACAAAGAGCGTCCTTTCTTTAAAGATCTAGTAGGTTTCATGACATCTGGCCCAGTTATGGTTCAGGTTCTTGAAGGCGAAGGTGCGGTTCTTAAAAACCGTGAATTGATGGGTGCAACTAACCCTCAAGAAGCTGACGCTGGCACTATCCGCGCAGACTTCGCAGAAAGCATTGACGCTAACGCGGTTCACGGTTCTGATTCAACTGAATCTGCTGCTCGTGAAGTTAGCTACTTCTTCAACGAAGAAGAAATCTGCCCACGCTAA
- the rlmN gene encoding 23S rRNA (adenine(2503)-C(2))-methyltransferase RlmN: MSEQQEKVNLLGLSPKKMKDFFVELGEKPFRAQQILKWIHQVGIDNFDDMTNVSKVMREKLKDVATVQYPEVVFHDISKDGTKKWVMRMPGGSSVETVYIPEGDRGTLCVSSQIGCSLDCSFCSTGKQGFNRDLSVAEIIGQVYVAAKSFDKPGEKRERKITNVVMMGMGEPLMNFDNVVDAMDLMMDDFCYGLSKRRVTLSTSGVVPKLYDLADVSDVSLAVSLHAPNDELRNELVPINKKYPIKDLMAACNHYMGSLSDRRKLTVEYTLINKVNDELEHAQQLAKLLKDTPCKINLIPFNPFPNSGYERPSNNRVYKFRDYLHSQGFIVTIRTTRGDDIDAACGQLVGKVEDRTRRSERYIKMRQIDDAVSQHPQS, translated from the coding sequence ATGAGTGAACAGCAAGAAAAGGTCAATCTATTGGGGTTGAGCCCAAAAAAGATGAAAGACTTTTTTGTGGAATTGGGTGAAAAACCCTTCCGAGCTCAACAGATCCTAAAGTGGATTCACCAAGTAGGAATCGATAACTTTGACGACATGACCAATGTTAGTAAAGTCATGCGTGAAAAATTAAAAGACGTTGCTACCGTTCAGTACCCAGAAGTGGTGTTTCACGATATTTCTAAAGATGGCACTAAAAAATGGGTTATGCGCATGCCGGGAGGCTCCAGCGTAGAAACCGTTTATATTCCAGAAGGCGACCGCGGTACCCTTTGTGTATCCTCGCAAATTGGCTGCTCCTTAGACTGCAGTTTTTGCTCAACCGGCAAACAGGGTTTTAACCGTGATTTATCCGTGGCAGAAATTATTGGCCAGGTTTATGTGGCAGCTAAGAGTTTTGACAAGCCCGGCGAAAAGCGTGAGCGCAAAATCACTAACGTTGTGATGATGGGCATGGGCGAGCCGCTCATGAATTTTGATAATGTAGTTGATGCCATGGATTTGATGATGGACGACTTTTGCTATGGCTTGTCTAAACGTCGAGTGACATTGAGTACATCGGGAGTTGTGCCTAAGTTATACGATCTAGCTGACGTCTCTGACGTCTCCTTGGCAGTTTCATTACATGCGCCAAACGATGAATTACGCAACGAGCTTGTTCCGATTAATAAGAAATATCCAATCAAAGACCTAATGGCTGCATGCAATCACTATATGGGATCCCTGTCTGATCGCCGTAAGCTAACGGTCGAATATACGTTGATCAACAAGGTGAATGACGAACTAGAGCATGCGCAGCAATTAGCCAAGTTGTTAAAAGATACACCTTGTAAGATCAATTTGATTCCATTCAATCCGTTTCCTAACTCAGGTTATGAACGCCCAAGCAATAATAGGGTCTATAAATTCCGAGACTATTTGCACTCGCAAGGCTTTATCGTCACTATTCGTACTACTCGTGGGGACGATATTGATGCGGCGTGCGGCCAGTTGGTGGGTAAAGTGGAAGATCGCACCCGTCGTAGCGAGCGCTATATAAAAATGCGTCAAATTGACGATGCTGTAAGTCAGCATCCGCAATCATAG
- the pilW gene encoding type IV pilus biogenesis/stability protein PilW — protein MKIIQILGLTGVLLLSGCVTVTDSRFTKKADPDKAAETYVALGVGYIQSGNLPMARTKIERALEINDDYAAAHSAMGLYWMNRGEPELAQQKFQTALDIDDDHSPSNYHYGRFLLLQKNDPAACEYLAKAAKDVDYEARIIAYEDLGVCHYRFDQQRLAIDAFERAWTINSDSTVACLNLAGIYMERNRLDLATRWFQRFERIIQDNGVQHNAESLYLGARIGKASGDKNAQASYAFKLRKRFPNSEEYQSYRSGK, from the coding sequence ATGAAAATAATTCAAATACTTGGTCTTACTGGGGTTTTATTATTGAGCGGTTGTGTCACCGTCACTGATAGTCGTTTTACTAAAAAAGCGGATCCCGATAAAGCGGCGGAAACCTATGTAGCATTGGGCGTGGGTTATATTCAATCTGGCAACTTACCTATGGCTCGAACAAAAATCGAACGAGCACTTGAGATTAACGATGATTACGCTGCTGCTCATAGTGCTATGGGGTTGTACTGGATGAATCGTGGTGAGCCAGAGCTTGCACAACAGAAATTCCAGACTGCGTTGGATATTGATGATGATCATAGCCCAAGCAATTACCATTATGGTCGTTTTTTGTTATTGCAGAAAAATGATCCTGCTGCGTGTGAATATTTGGCTAAAGCAGCCAAGGATGTAGACTATGAAGCGCGCATCATTGCGTATGAGGACTTGGGTGTTTGTCATTATCGCTTTGATCAGCAAAGACTTGCAATTGATGCGTTTGAGCGCGCTTGGACGATAAATAGTGATAGTACAGTCGCCTGTCTTAACTTGGCCGGCATCTATATGGAGCGGAATCGTTTAGATTTAGCGACTCGTTGGTTTCAGCGTTTCGAGCGAATCATCCAAGACAATGGCGTACAGCATAACGCAGAAAGTCTTTATCTAGGGGCACGCATTGGTAAAGCAAGTGGTGATAAAAACGCCCAAGCCAGCTATGCCTTTAAGTTACGTAAGCGTTTCCCCAATTCAGAAGAATATCAGAGCTATCGCTCTGGGAAGTAA
- the ispG gene encoding flavodoxin-dependent (E)-4-hydroxy-3-methylbut-2-enyl-diphosphate synthase: protein MNKQGISPIKRRKSRQIMVGNVPVGGDAPIAVQSMTNTDTCDVAATVAQIKALEDVGADIVRVSVPTMDAAEAFGQIRKQVNVPLVSDIHFDYKIALRVAELGVDCLRINPGNIGREDRVRAVVDAAKDKGIPIRIGVNAGSLEKDLQKKYGEPTPEALVESAMRHIDILDKLNFPDFKLSLKASDVFMTVAAYRQIASQIEQPLHLGITEAGGLRSGTVKSSVGLGMLLMDGIGDTLRVSLAADPVEEIKVGFDILKSLKLRNKGINFIACPSCSRQNFDVVKTMNELESRVEDILTPLDVSVIGCVVNGPGEAKETDLGLTGGSPNNLVYENGKPSSKLGNENLVDELEAMIRRKVAEKQAEEEKLIAKSE, encoded by the coding sequence ATGAACAAGCAAGGTATCTCTCCGATTAAGCGTCGTAAATCCCGTCAAATTATGGTGGGTAATGTTCCTGTTGGCGGTGATGCACCGATAGCCGTGCAAAGCATGACCAACACCGATACCTGTGATGTGGCCGCAACCGTAGCGCAAATTAAGGCATTAGAAGACGTGGGTGCCGATATCGTTCGGGTCAGCGTACCAACTATGGATGCAGCCGAAGCGTTCGGGCAAATTCGTAAGCAAGTGAATGTGCCTTTGGTGAGCGACATCCATTTTGATTATAAAATAGCCTTGCGCGTGGCTGAATTGGGTGTTGATTGCTTGCGCATCAATCCAGGTAACATTGGACGCGAAGATCGTGTAAGAGCAGTAGTTGATGCCGCAAAAGATAAAGGCATTCCTATTCGCATTGGTGTGAATGCAGGTTCTTTAGAAAAAGACTTGCAAAAGAAATATGGCGAACCTACACCCGAGGCATTGGTGGAAAGTGCTATGCGCCATATTGACATTCTCGATAAGCTAAACTTCCCAGATTTCAAATTAAGCCTCAAGGCAAGCGATGTCTTTATGACCGTTGCGGCTTATCGACAGATCGCTTCACAAATCGAACAGCCATTGCATTTGGGTATTACCGAGGCCGGTGGTTTACGTAGTGGTACTGTGAAAAGCTCTGTAGGTCTTGGTATGTTATTGATGGATGGTATTGGTGATACTTTACGTGTATCGCTTGCAGCCGATCCAGTAGAAGAGATTAAAGTAGGCTTTGATATTTTGAAAAGTCTCAAGTTGCGTAATAAAGGCATTAACTTTATTGCGTGTCCAAGTTGTTCTCGCCAGAACTTCGATGTGGTGAAAACCATGAATGAATTAGAGTCGCGCGTCGAAGATATTCTCACACCTTTGGATGTGTCGGTTATTGGTTGTGTAGTGAATGGCCCAGGTGAAGCGAAAGAAACCGATCTTGGTTTGACAGGCGGTTCTCCTAATAACTTGGTTTATGAGAATGGAAAGCCGTCAAGCAAACTGGGCAATGAAAACCTAGTTGACGAATTGGAAGCTATGATTCGACGCAAAGTGGCTGAAAAGCAAGCAGAAGAAGAGAAGTTAATCGCGAAAAGCGAATAA
- the hisS gene encoding histidine--tRNA ligase: protein MAKASIQAIRGMNDILPGESQVWRYFESTVKSVLDGFGYQEIRTPVVEQTHLFKRSIGEVTDIVEKEMYTFDDRNGESLTLRPEGTASCVRACEQHQLIANNQRQRLWYMGPMFRYERPQKGRYRQFHQIGVETFGMADPAIDAELIVMTHQLWKKLGIRDKVELELNTIGSNEARANYKAALVDYLSGVKDQLDEDSQRRLDTNPLRILDSKDQNTQSLLNDAPNFHDYLDEESEAHFAELKALLDEVGIEYKVNPRLVRGLDYYSKTVFEWITSELGAQGTVCAGGRYDGLVEQLGGKATPAVGFAMGMERLILLLESLNVIPDQVKSNIDVYLVSMGNVTTAAMALAAQLREAVPKLRLQMHIGGGNFKKQMKKADESGARFALILGEDEVKAGQASIKSLRDSAEQMTLNNDELANWLQQQL from the coding sequence TTGGCAAAAGCGAGTATTCAGGCCATCCGTGGCATGAACGATATTCTTCCAGGTGAATCGCAAGTATGGCGTTACTTTGAGAGTACAGTTAAATCAGTGCTTGACGGTTTTGGTTATCAGGAAATACGTACGCCTGTGGTAGAACAGACACATTTGTTTAAACGCTCTATCGGTGAAGTTACAGATATTGTAGAAAAAGAAATGTATACCTTTGATGACCGCAATGGTGAAAGCTTAACCTTGCGTCCAGAAGGAACAGCCAGCTGTGTACGTGCCTGCGAACAGCATCAATTGATTGCCAACAATCAACGTCAGCGTCTTTGGTACATGGGCCCAATGTTTCGTTACGAGCGTCCACAAAAAGGTCGATACCGTCAGTTCCATCAAATTGGTGTAGAAACGTTTGGTATGGCTGACCCGGCGATTGATGCTGAATTAATTGTGATGACGCATCAGCTCTGGAAAAAATTGGGCATTCGCGACAAAGTAGAGCTTGAGCTGAATACCATTGGTAGTAATGAAGCTCGAGCTAATTACAAAGCGGCATTGGTTGATTATTTGAGCGGCGTGAAAGATCAGTTGGATGAGGATTCTCAGCGTCGATTGGACACTAACCCTTTGCGTATTCTTGATAGTAAAGATCAGAATACGCAGTCGCTTTTAAATGATGCTCCAAACTTCCATGATTACCTTGATGAAGAATCTGAAGCGCATTTTGCTGAGCTAAAGGCACTTTTGGATGAAGTGGGTATCGAATACAAAGTGAACCCTAGACTAGTTCGCGGTTTGGACTATTACAGTAAGACAGTATTCGAATGGATCACCTCTGAGCTTGGTGCGCAAGGCACAGTATGCGCAGGTGGTCGCTATGATGGACTGGTAGAGCAGCTAGGTGGTAAAGCAACGCCGGCTGTAGGATTTGCCATGGGTATGGAGCGTTTGATTCTGTTACTGGAGTCTCTGAATGTGATTCCAGATCAGGTTAAAAGCAACATCGATGTTTATCTAGTTTCTATGGGCAATGTTACCACTGCGGCGATGGCCTTGGCAGCTCAGTTGCGCGAAGCTGTTCCTAAATTGCGTTTACAAATGCACATTGGCGGTGGCAATTTCAAGAAACAAATGAAAAAAGCCGATGAAAGCGGCGCTCGTTTTGCTCTGATTTTAGGTGAAGACGAAGTGAAAGCAGGTCAGGCCAGTATCAAGTCTTTAAGAGATAGTGCTGAGCAAATGACACTTAATAACGATGAATTAGCGAATTGGTTACAGCAACAGCTTTAA
- a CDS encoding YfgM family protein — translation MTEMRTEEEQIEAIKNWWKENGMQTIAAVVIVAGGWFGYQGWQSQKQDAGEGASAVYQQVLELSGSEQEQDLAQRGLLLDQLKTDFSSTVYASYAALFKAKDAVNAGNLEEAVTELEFAKQNATTEELSHLATIRLARVKIAQQAYDEALSLLAVETMGAFEGQYLEVKGDALKAKGEVDAARDAYSQAVAANQRDGANNPIVEMKLDDLAVN, via the coding sequence ATGACTGAGATGCGTACTGAAGAAGAACAGATTGAAGCCATCAAGAATTGGTGGAAAGAAAACGGCATGCAAACGATTGCAGCTGTTGTGATTGTTGCTGGTGGTTGGTTTGGTTATCAAGGTTGGCAAAGTCAAAAGCAAGATGCAGGCGAAGGGGCATCAGCTGTCTATCAACAAGTGCTGGAATTGAGTGGTAGTGAACAAGAACAAGATCTTGCACAACGTGGTTTATTGTTGGATCAACTAAAAACGGATTTTAGCAGTACGGTTTATGCTAGCTATGCAGCATTGTTCAAAGCCAAAGATGCTGTGAATGCTGGCAACTTAGAAGAAGCCGTGACTGAACTGGAGTTTGCAAAACAAAACGCGACGACAGAAGAATTAAGTCATCTCGCCACCATTCGTTTGGCGCGTGTAAAAATAGCCCAGCAAGCCTATGATGAAGCACTGTCTTTGCTTGCTGTTGAAACCATGGGTGCATTTGAAGGTCAATACTTGGAAGTAAAGGGCGACGCTTTGAAAGCAAAAGGCGAAGTTGATGCAGCCCGAGATGCTTATAGTCAAGCGGTTGCGGCTAATCAACGAGATGGTGCCAATAATCCAATTGTAGAAATGAAGTTAGACGATTTGGCGGTTAACTAA
- the bamB gene encoding outer membrane protein assembly factor BamB → MRILFLLLLSGLVACSSNDTQPEEESKGPVGLSGFDEEFDVSVEWRRQVGVGQGGSQGQFVPAIQNDRLWIADSEGVIESIAIESGARLWRVNLEESLTMGVYLHDQSLLLATANGELISLSIEDGSENWRKDLSSEIVALPAANDQHIALQSVDGNLHLLNAQSGKRLWSYNSNLPNLSLRGTSSPVITGDKVIAGFASGKVVAVSRSEGRVLWQERVGIPAGRSELERLVDVDGRILIEDDIVYAVGYQGHAVALDLNSGKAMWKREASSYHGALTGLGNLYIIAEDDRIIAIDERTTNDVWIQPDLIGRQLTQPVMVKDQIAIADYEGYVHLVKQLDGTIVGRTHVVRVPTDWVRTGSYNMKHPSRHFSKEKNIPARLTVAGDTLIAYSQSGLLSAITVENN, encoded by the coding sequence ATGCGAATATTGTTTTTGTTATTACTGTCGGGCTTGGTGGCTTGCTCTAGTAACGACACTCAACCAGAAGAAGAAAGCAAAGGCCCTGTGGGGCTTTCTGGCTTTGACGAAGAATTTGATGTTAGCGTTGAGTGGAGACGTCAGGTGGGTGTTGGTCAAGGCGGTAGCCAAGGACAATTCGTGCCCGCTATTCAAAATGACCGCTTATGGATTGCTGATTCAGAAGGTGTAATTGAATCAATAGCTATCGAGTCGGGAGCCAGACTCTGGCGGGTTAACTTAGAAGAAAGCTTAACCATGGGCGTTTATCTTCACGATCAATCTCTGCTGCTAGCGACAGCGAACGGAGAACTGATTTCTCTGAGCATAGAAGATGGTAGTGAAAATTGGCGCAAAGATTTGAGTAGTGAAATTGTTGCTTTACCAGCAGCCAATGATCAGCATATCGCGTTGCAATCAGTGGACGGTAATTTACATTTATTAAATGCCCAGTCGGGTAAGCGTCTGTGGAGCTACAACAGTAACCTTCCTAATTTATCGCTACGTGGAACCAGCAGTCCTGTTATTACAGGCGACAAAGTTATCGCTGGCTTTGCTAGTGGTAAAGTAGTTGCCGTCAGTCGCAGCGAGGGCCGTGTATTATGGCAAGAGCGCGTTGGTATTCCAGCCGGTCGTAGTGAGCTCGAGCGACTTGTCGATGTAGATGGACGTATTTTGATTGAGGACGATATTGTCTACGCTGTTGGTTATCAGGGGCATGCGGTAGCACTAGACTTAAATAGTGGTAAAGCCATGTGGAAACGTGAAGCTTCCTCATACCATGGCGCACTAACCGGTTTAGGAAATCTCTATATCATTGCCGAAGATGATCGAATCATCGCGATTGATGAACGAACCACTAACGATGTCTGGATTCAGCCAGATTTAATAGGTCGTCAATTAACACAACCAGTGATGGTTAAGGATCAAATAGCGATCGCCGACTACGAGGGCTATGTGCATCTGGTAAAACAGCTTGATGGCACCATCGTTGGTCGCACCCACGTTGTGCGAGTACCGACGGACTGGGTGCGCACAGGCAGTTACAATATGAAGCACCCATCACGGCATTTTTCAAAAGAGAAAAACATTCCAGCTCGCTTAACCGTAGCTGGTGATACCTTGATTGCTTATAGCCAGTCTGGCTTGTTAAGCGCAATTACGGTGGAAAATAACTAG